One Phoenix dactylifera cultivar Barhee BC4 chromosome 14, palm_55x_up_171113_PBpolish2nd_filt_p, whole genome shotgun sequence DNA window includes the following coding sequences:
- the LOC103701416 gene encoding uncharacterized protein LOC103701416 isoform X2 — protein MKLVWKNQANGGEGGGKKRSRSQSISLNPILPFGAEEEERGGEDGRNSDGPKSLAIGSREDDPRKLAESFESQGNLLAEELQSWNPHGLSHMCIYRLMDEYMFFQAWITLGRAQLNFGEPDSAIESFDRALAIKPGCEEVRIDRGSALHLIRKRKQLHSSGLSTANTRFKVGDNSETS, from the exons ATGAAATTAGTGTGGAAGAATCAGGCCaatgggggggaggggggagggaaGAAGCGATCTCGATCGCAATCCATCTCTTTAAATCCTATTCTCCCGTTCGGAGCCGAGgaagaggaaagaggaggagaagatggaAGGAATTCCGATGGCCCGAAATCCCTAGCTATTGGTTCAAGAGAAGACGACCCGAGGAAGCTCGCCGAATCCTTCGAATCTCAGGGGAATCTGCTCGCCGAG GAGCTACAGAGTTGGAACCCTCATGGCTTGAG TCATATGTGTATCTACAGGCTTATGGATGAATATATGTTCTTTCAGGCTTGGATTACACTTGGTAGAGCACAGCTGAACTTTGGTGAACCTGATTCTGCAATCGAAAGTTTCGACAGGGCTCTAGCAATTAAG CCCGGTTGTGAGGAAGTGCGGATTGATCGAGGAAGTGCTTTACATTTGATAAGGAAGCGAAAACAACTACACTCATCAGGCTTGAGTACCGCTAATACCCGTTTTAAGGTTGGAGATAATTCTGAAACTTCCTGA
- the LOC103701416 gene encoding tetratricopeptide repeat protein 33 isoform X1 produces the protein MKLVWKNQANGGEGGGKKRSRSQSISLNPILPFGAEEEERGGEDGRNSDGPKSLAIGSREDDPRKLAESFESQGNLLAENGRYCEALGKWEAALTLMPENAILHEQKAQVLLEIGDAWNALKAATRATELEPSWLEAWITLGRAQLNFGEPDSAIESFDRALAIKPGCEEVRIDRGSALHLIRKRKQLHSSGLSTANTRFKVGDNSETS, from the exons ATGAAATTAGTGTGGAAGAATCAGGCCaatgggggggaggggggagggaaGAAGCGATCTCGATCGCAATCCATCTCTTTAAATCCTATTCTCCCGTTCGGAGCCGAGgaagaggaaagaggaggagaagatggaAGGAATTCCGATGGCCCGAAATCCCTAGCTATTGGTTCAAGAGAAGACGACCCGAGGAAGCTCGCCGAATCCTTCGAATCTCAGGGGAATCTGCTCGCCGAG AATGGAAGGTATTGTGAAGCTCTTGGGAAGTGGGAGGCTGCACTTACCCTGATGCCTGAAAATGCAATACTGCATGAACAAAAGGCACAAGTTTTACTTGAGATAGGTGATGCATGGAATGCCTTGAAAGCTGCAACAC GAGCTACAGAGTTGGAACCCTCATGGCTTGAG GCTTGGATTACACTTGGTAGAGCACAGCTGAACTTTGGTGAACCTGATTCTGCAATCGAAAGTTTCGACAGGGCTCTAGCAATTAAG CCCGGTTGTGAGGAAGTGCGGATTGATCGAGGAAGTGCTTTACATTTGATAAGGAAGCGAAAACAACTACACTCATCAGGCTTGAGTACCGCTAATACCCGTTTTAAGGTTGGAGATAATTCTGAAACTTCCTGA
- the LOC103701351 gene encoding isocitrate dehydrogenase [NAD] catalytic subunit 5, mitochondrial-like isoform X1 — MAVRRLLQRSSINQISSRVLPSFSHSFSSAASPSEPIRATLFPGDGIGPEIAESVKQVFNAAGVPIEWEEHFVGDKVDPRTESFLTWESLESVRRNGVGLKGPMATPIGKGHRSLNLTLRKELGLYANVRPCYSLPGYKTRYDGVDLVTIRENTEGEYSGLEHQVVRGVVESLKIITRQASLRVAKYAFHYAKTNGRQRVSAIHKANIMRKTDGLFLKCCREVAEKYPEITYEEVIIDNCCMMLVKNPALFDVLVMPNLYGDIISDLCAGLIGGLGLTPSCNIGEGGIALAEAVHGSAPDIAGKNLANPTALLLSSVMMLRHLKLSDKADQIHNAILSTIAEGKYRTVDLGGSSSTTDFTKAVCDHL, encoded by the exons ATGGCGGTCCGTCGGCTCCTTCAGAGGAGTTCGATCAACCAGATCTCAAGCAGGGTTCTCCCATCTTTCAGCCATTCTTTTTCTTCTGCTGCGTCTCCAAGCGAACCGATCCGAGCTACTCTCTTTCCAGGCGACGGAATTGGACCTGAGATCGCGGAGTCTGTTAAGCAG GTTTTCAATGCAGCAGGAGTGCCTATAGAATGGGAAGAACATTTTGTGGGCGACAAAGTAGACCCTAGAACAGAGAGCTTTCTAACATGGGAAAGTCTGGAGTCAGTGCGGAGAAACGGTGTGGGCTTGAAGGGTCCTATGGCTACACCAATTGGAAAGGGCCACAGGTCTTTAAACCTTACTCTGAGGAAAGAGCTTGGTCTATATGCGAATGTCAGACCTTGCTACAGCCTTCCAGGCTACAAAACCCGATATGATGGTGTAGATCTTGTTACAATTCGTGAAAATACAGAAGGGGAGTACAGTGGTCTTGAACACCAG GTGGTGAGAGGTGTTGTAGAAAGTCTTAAAATCATCACCAGGCAGGCAAGTTtaagggtggcaaaatatgctTTTCATTATGCAAAGACTAATGGCCGACAAAGGGTGTCCGCTATACACAAAGCCAACATCATGAGGAAAACTGATGGTTTATTTCTTAAG TGTTGCCGTGAGGTTGCTGAGAAGTACCCTGAGATTACTTATGAGGAAGTTATCATTGACAATTGCTGTATGATG CTTGTCAAAAATCCAGCTCTATTTGATGTATTGGTGATGCCCAATCTCTATGGAGATATAATCAGTGACCTCTGTGCTGGTTTGATTGGGGGCTTGGGCCTAACTCCCAG CTGCAACATTGGTGAAGGCGGCATTGCTCTGGCAGAAGCTGTACACGGTTCAGCCCCTGATATTGCTGGCAAG AATCTTGCAAATCCCACGGCTCTCTTGCTGAGCTCTGTTATGATGCTACGCCACTTGAAGCTCAGTGATAAAGCTGATCAGATCCACAATGCTATACTTAGCACCATTGCAGAAGGGAAGTACCGGACTGTCGATCTTGGTGGCAGCTCATCAACAACTGATTTCACAAAAGCAGTCTGCGATCATCTCTAA
- the LOC103701351 gene encoding 3-isopropylmalate dehydrogenase, chloroplastic-like isoform X2: MAVRRLLQRSSINQISSRVLPSFSHSFSSAASPSEPIRATLFPGDGIGPEIAESVKQVFNAAGVPIEWEEHFVGDKVDPRTESFLTWESLESVRRNGVGLKGPMATPIGKGHRSLNLTLRKELGLYANVRPCYSLPGYKTRYDGVDLVTIRENTEGEYSGLEHQVVRGVVESLKIITRQASLRVAKYAFHYAKTNGRQRVSAIHKANIMRKTDGLFLKCCREVAEKYPEITYEEVIIDNCCMMLVKNPALFDVLVMPNLYGDIISDLCAGLIGGLGLTPSCNIGEGGIALAEAVHGSAPDIAGKTDIEVL; this comes from the exons ATGGCGGTCCGTCGGCTCCTTCAGAGGAGTTCGATCAACCAGATCTCAAGCAGGGTTCTCCCATCTTTCAGCCATTCTTTTTCTTCTGCTGCGTCTCCAAGCGAACCGATCCGAGCTACTCTCTTTCCAGGCGACGGAATTGGACCTGAGATCGCGGAGTCTGTTAAGCAG GTTTTCAATGCAGCAGGAGTGCCTATAGAATGGGAAGAACATTTTGTGGGCGACAAAGTAGACCCTAGAACAGAGAGCTTTCTAACATGGGAAAGTCTGGAGTCAGTGCGGAGAAACGGTGTGGGCTTGAAGGGTCCTATGGCTACACCAATTGGAAAGGGCCACAGGTCTTTAAACCTTACTCTGAGGAAAGAGCTTGGTCTATATGCGAATGTCAGACCTTGCTACAGCCTTCCAGGCTACAAAACCCGATATGATGGTGTAGATCTTGTTACAATTCGTGAAAATACAGAAGGGGAGTACAGTGGTCTTGAACACCAG GTGGTGAGAGGTGTTGTAGAAAGTCTTAAAATCATCACCAGGCAGGCAAGTTtaagggtggcaaaatatgctTTTCATTATGCAAAGACTAATGGCCGACAAAGGGTGTCCGCTATACACAAAGCCAACATCATGAGGAAAACTGATGGTTTATTTCTTAAG TGTTGCCGTGAGGTTGCTGAGAAGTACCCTGAGATTACTTATGAGGAAGTTATCATTGACAATTGCTGTATGATG CTTGTCAAAAATCCAGCTCTATTTGATGTATTGGTGATGCCCAATCTCTATGGAGATATAATCAGTGACCTCTGTGCTGGTTTGATTGGGGGCTTGGGCCTAACTCCCAG CTGCAACATTGGTGAAGGCGGCATTGCTCTGGCAGAAGCTGTACACGGTTCAGCCCCTGATATTGCTGGCAAG ACTGACATTGAAGTTCTCTGA